One window from the genome of Anguilla rostrata isolate EN2019 chromosome 5, ASM1855537v3, whole genome shotgun sequence encodes:
- the ostc gene encoding oligosaccharyltransferase complex subunit ostc, with translation METLYGLPFAVLECPNIKLKKPSWLHMPSAMTVYALVIVSYFLITGGIIYDVIVEPPSVGSMTDEHGHQRPVAFLAYRVNGQYIMEGLASSFLFTMGGLGFIILDRSNAPNIPKLNRFLLLFIGFVSVLLSFFMARVFMRMKLPGYLMG, from the exons atggaaactcTTTACGGGCTTCCATTTGCTGTGCTAGAATGTCCAAACATAAAACTCAAGAAGCCGTCCTGGCTCCACATGCCGTCGGCAATGACGGTTTATGCTCTGGTTATAGTGTCGTACTTTCTCATCACTGGAG GGATCATCTATGACGTCATTGTCGAACCGCCCAGTGTCGGATCAATGACCGATGAACATGGTCACCAAAGGCCTGTAGCCTTTTTGGCGTATAG GGTGAATGGGCAGTACATCATGGAGGGTCTGGCCTCCAGCTTCCTGTTCACGATGGGTGGGCTGGGCTTCATAATCCTGGACCGCTCCAACGCGCCCAACATCCCCAAGCTGAACCGCTTCCTGCTCCTCTTCATCGGCTTCGTCAGCGTGCTGCTCAGCTTCTTCATGGCCCGCGTCTTCATGAGGATGAAGCTGCc